From the genome of Flavobacteriales bacterium:
GTTTGACAGTGGCACCGATCTGGGTTTCGACCTCGGTGGTATGACCGGAGGTGCCAACGCCACCATCGACCTCAACTGGGCCAATTCTGGTTCACATCAGGTCATCATCGACATTGACAAGGAAGTTTCTGCCGATGTGGGTGCTGAAATCCTGCTCGATTTCCACGTAATGGAATCGGTTATCCAGAACGGACAGCAGTTCGTGCTCAACCCGACCATCTCACTTATCGAAGATGCCTCTACAGGCGTACACGGTAAGATAGAAGGTGCCGAGAGCGCGGCCGTACAGGTGACCGATGGCAACAACAGTTTCAGCAGTTACACCGATGCTTCGGGTCAGTTTCTGGTGCGCGGCATGCAAGATGGCACGTACACCGTAACGCTGATGCCAAGCCAGCAGGGACATGGGATGCTGGACCACTTGCAGGATCAGACCATTGAAGGTGTGGTCGTGGCGCAAGGTCGCATCACGCAAATGGGCACCATCCAGTTCTAAACTTAGGTTAGACTCGGGGAAGGAGTTCCGACTCCTTCCTCGATCTTCCATGTTCACATACATCATCCAAACAGAATACGATGAAAACAGAAAACCACAACATCCGAATAGTCGTGCTTGACGACAGCGACTTTTACAATCGTTTGCTCACACGGCAGCTTCAGAGCTACACGCGTGCCATTGCACAGGCCACCGATTTCAGGTTCGATATCGAATCGTATGTGCATGCCGATGACTGCATCCGCAATCTCAAATCAGACACGGACATTGCCTTCCTCGATTATTATCTCGGTAACGGGATAACGGCCCAGGATGTGATCCGCGAGATCCGAAGAAACTGCAACAAGTGCAAAGTGGTGGTCGTTTCCAAAACACGGAATGCCTTTACCGAAGGGAAAAGTCTGGAGCAGGGCGCTTCGGCATTTCTTTACAAATTGGACAGATACACCTTGCAGAAATCCTGCTTTTTTGTGGATGAACTGGTGGAAGACCTCTTCCATTGATGGCGGGTAACCGAAGCGTGCCTATCTTGTTGGACAATTGGATGAATAAGCACTTCGAGTTTCGGATAGCAGCCATCATGCTCGTGGCGCTGGCACTGGTCAGCATCACGGGCATTTACGCGTACAGACAGTTCTCGCATGTGGTGACCGAGCTTGGAAAAGATGCGCTGCCCGACCTCCGACTTTCAACTACCAAATCGGTGATGAACGGATTGGCGGATGCCGAAAACAGCGTCAAATCCTTCAACCTTACCAATGATTCCATCTATCTGAAGCAGTTTGCTGCCGCCATCGAACGAACCGAACATTCTGTGCAGCGGTTGGAAGAACTGACGTCTGCAGATGCCGAATTCCAAACGGAACTGGATTCGGTGCGGCTGCTTATTTATGAGAAGGTGGATGTGCTGAATCGCTGGCTGAAACTGAGCGATCCGTATCGGGCGGATGTTGCTTTGAACAAGGCTGTTCTCCGTCTTGAAATGGGCAAAGATGAGTCGGACAGCAACACCCAGAAGGCCGATCAGGTAACGGTTGAGGATGTGAGCCGAGCTGTGCAGAAAGTAAAGAAAGAAGAAGCACTGGTGGAACGCATCATGCGGGAGCAGGAAATGAATCTGATCGCGGAGAACAATCGGATCACCGAACGCGTCCGCGAGAAACTTGCCACGCTGGAACAGCGCGAATTGCAGCGGTTGGCCTACAAGACCCAGAGCGCAGAGAAAACCGTGAACGAAACGAACCTGCAAATGGCGCTGTTCTTCGTTTCGATGGGCTTTCTTCTGTTGATCATGGCCTTTGTGATCCTCGGTTACACCCGAAACAACAACCGTTACCGAAAAGCGCTTCGGTCTGCAAAGGAGCAAGCGGAGGAAATGGCACGCGCCAGAGAACGTTTTTTGGCCAACATGAGCCACGAGATCCGCACCCCGATGAATGCCATTGCTGGATTTACCGAGCAGCTTGCGACAAGCAAGTTGGATCCAGTACAACAGGAACAACTTTCCATGGTGCAAAAATCAACCGACCACTTGCTGCACGTGATCAACGAGATCCTTGACCTCACCAAACTCCAATCAGACAAATTGCAACTGGAAAATGTGGGTTTTCGGCTTCGCGAAACCATTGATGAAGCCGTGTCTATTATTCAGCCGTTGGCATTGCAAAAAGGATTGAAATTGTCCGTTTCGGTGGCTGATGAAGTTCCAAAAGTTGTGCTGGGCGATGCGTATCGACTGCGTCAGATGCTGCTCAACCTGTTGGGCAATGCGGTGAAATTCACAGACAAAGGTTCCGTTTCGGTTTATGTAAAGGCCATATCAAACGGTATCGAAATTTCCGTTTCAGATACGGGTGTTGGGATGGCGGAGGCGCAGATCAGTAAGGTGTTTGAGGAATTTGAACAGGCCGAAGCAAGCACCACACGCAATTATGGCGGAACAGGTCTTGGCCTTTCCATCGTCAATCGTTTGGTGAATCTGCATGGTGGTGAAATCCGAGTGAAGAGTGAATTGCAGAAAGGCACCGAGATTACTTTGGGTCTTCCTTACAAAGCAGGTTCAGAAGCGGACATTTCGAAGAGCGTATCTTCAGTTTCTGTGGTCGAATCGCTGAACGGATTGAACGTGCTGATCGTGGATGATGAGCCGTTCAACCGCAAATTATTGAGCACCATTCTTAAAAAACATGGAGCGAATTTCGAGGAAGCGTCTAACGGAAAAGAGGCGTTGGAAAAGGCGGAAACGCCTGCTTTCAATCTCATTCTAATGGATGCGCGTATGCCCGAAATGGGTGGATTGGAAGCCACGAAAGCCATCAGAAATCTCACAGATCCGAACAAGAACTCAACTCCGATCATCATTCTTTCAGCGGCCGTCACATTGGAAGACCGCGAAGAGTATGAAGCCGCGCGGACCAACGGATTCCTTGCGAAGCCGTTCAAAGAGAACGAACTGCTTGCCATCATCGGACAAGTGATTGGCGGATCGGAGAACCTGTCCACGGAATCAAAATCATCCCCCGAAAACAACACGGAACTTGATTTCTCAGAACTCATGGAAATGAGCGGAAATGACGAATCGTTCTTCCACGAAATGCTGCAAACCTTTTTTGATGGAACGAAAAAGGGACTTGAGGACATCCGCGAAGCGCTGACCGCAAAAGAAAGGCTGCAAGTGGCAGAACACGCGCATCGCATCAGCGCGCCATGCAAGCACGTTTCGGCCATTCGGCTGTACCAGGAATTGAAAAAGTTGGAAGAGGAAGGCCGCGGAAATGCCGACATTGAGGCGCTGGAAGAGCACTTTCTCAAGATAGATGAAGAAGCAAAAAGCGTGCTGAAACAAGTAGAAAAAAGACTGAATTTATGAGCGAGAAGCCGTTTACGATCTTTGTGGTGGAGGATGATGAGTGGTACAATAAACTGCTGGTTCACAACCTGTCGTTGAACCCCGATTTTGTGGTCAGGTCGTTCACTTCGGGCAAGGAAGTTCTTGATGCGCTTTCCGAAAACCCAGATGTGATCACGGTGGATTATCGCCTGCCCGACATGGACGGTGAAACGCTTCTCAAACGCATCAAAGACCGCAACCCGAACATTGAAGTGGTGGTCATTTCTGAGCAGGAACAGATCGAGACCGCAGTTGAGCTGCTGAAGTCTGGTGCGTACGATTATCTGGTGAAGGCCAAAGACATCCGCGACCGCTTGCTGAACTGCGTAAACAACATCCGCCAAAATGCGGGATTGAAAGAACGCATCATCACCCTGCAACAGGAGGTGCAGGGCAAGTACAGCTTCGAGAAGACCATTGTTGGCAACAGCCCCGCGCTGAAAAAGGTGTTCGGGCTGATGGAAAAGGCCATCACCAACAACATTACGGTTACCATTACGGGCGAAACGGGAACGGGAAAGGAAGTGGTGGCGAAGGCCATTCATTACAACTCATCGCGCAAGGACAAGCCGTTCGTTCCAGTAAACATGGCGGCCATTCCTGCCGAGTTGATCGAGAGCGAACTCTTCGGACATGAGAAAGGCGCGTTCACAGGTGCCGCTTCGCGCAGAAAAGGAAAGTTTGAAGAGGCCGATGGCGGAACGCTTTTCTTGGATGAGATCGGGGAAATGGACATGAGTTTTCAAGCCAAGTTGCTGCGTGCCTTACAGGAAAAGGAAGTGGTGAGAATTGGAAGCAACACACCTGTGAAAACCGATTGCCGCATTATCGTGGCCACCAATCGCAACCTTCAGGAAGAAGTGAAAAAGGGCAACTTCCGCGAAGATCTTTACTACCGCCTTTTCGGACTGCCGATCCATTTGCCGCCTCTGCGCGAGCGCGAAAAAGACGTGCTCATTCTCTCCAAGTTCTTCATGGAACGCTTTTGCAAGGAAAATCAGATGGAGACAAAATCACTTTCTGAAGACGCCAAGCAAAAGCTGTTGGGTTATCTGTGGCCAGGAAACATCCGCGAATTGAAATCCATTGTGGAACTGGCGGTTGTGATGGCTTCTGGAGATGAGATCCAGGCCAACGACATCACGCTCAGTACTTCGGATGCGCTGCCCGATGTGCTGACGCAGGACATGACCATGCGGGAATACAACCGCAGGATCGTTGCCATTTACATGCAGCGTTGCCATAACGACACCGCTCTGGTGGCCGAAAAACTCGGCATTGGCCAAACCACCGTTTACCGTTTTCTGAAAGAGATTGAGGAAAAATGAAATATGATGTTGAACCATTTATAAGGGTTCAAATGCCCAGCTTTATTAAGCTAATCGGTAGTCAGCCAATTTCTTGGACTAGAGCAAATCGTCTTTTATATAATTCTGTTGAACGGTCTAGAAAGCGAATCAAGAGTGAAGGTCAAGGATTCATTCAAGACGCAACATTCTACTCGGTCCTGGTAGGCAAGTTCCGTGGTGATGGTAAATCAGTTGCCTTGTTTGATTATTTCAATCGTTTGTTTTCCAACCTGAATTCAATATTGTCCGATGAAGAAAAGAAGCAAATTCAGTCTACTGTTTCAAAGATTTTAACTGAATTGAGCAGGAACTATTTGAATTACATTGGAGAGTTATCGGTTCTCTACTGGTTTAAGTCATCAGAACAATTTGAACTCTGTAAGGTTGAAGGAATCGTAAGCGCCAAGGAGAGTAACCAATCGGTGGATTTTCTTCTCCGCAAAATTAATAGTGATGAATTTGTTACTGTTGAAGTGCTCAATTTGCACTTGGAGTTGACGGGGTTTGAGAATATAGGTCATCTCAGATACTGGCTTAATTCAAAGTATTGCAAAAAGAAGGAAGAAAAGTCCATTAGCTTAAATTCGAATATAATGCTTCAGCCAGTCGTTTGGGTAAATTCGGTGAAGCAGCTTGAGACTTTGAAAACGCTTTACGCGGATATGAATTTTATCAACGAGAGTGTAAATATTCCAATGGTCTATATGTTCTCTCGGAATGATTCAGGAGAATTTGAACATTACTTCGGCCCAGTAGATACTATCCTTTAATAGCTCCTGGCTATTTACCTATCCATTCTGAAACCCACTTTTTCATTTTGAAAATGGCACACCTGTAGGCGAAAATTCTAACTGACTGATTCTCAGTTGAAAAACATTTTTCTGGCACGCTGGCGTGTGGTTTGCAAATACAGGAGCAACCACAGATCAACAAGAAATAATGAAAGGAAAAACAAAGATCAGAATCATGTTAAGCGTTTCGGAACAGAAATACAGCCATAACTTTTTAGACTGGATAAAGAATGTGCAAGCAAACGGATTGACAGCGCTTGAATTGGATGTCCAGAACTGTGAAACCGCTGCCGACTGCCTGAAATTACTGACCGAAGATGCACACCTGATACTGATGAACTTCTCGGAGTTGATGAGCAACGAAGAGAAACTGGTGATCGGTAAGATCAGAGAATTCTGCCAGCGGCACCAGATCATCAATGTAAAATCGGAAAAAGAACTTCAGTTGGCGCTGGGAATGATGCAGAAAGGATTCTGGGATTACATCAGACCCGAAGAAAAACAACTGAGAGCATAACCAAAAAGAGTAAGAACCCGCTGGCCCACGGCTGGCACAAAACACAAAAGTCATGGAAACGAAAGCAAAAAACAGTTCAAGCGCAGCTAAGAATGTTGCCATTGCACTTTTCGGAGTTGCTACGCTGGCCGCAGGATATTATGCCTACGATCAGTACAACAAGAACACCGAACTCAACGAACAACTGGTGGAAATGCAGACCAAGCTCGATTACAACGCCTTGGAGGCACAATACGCCAACGAGCAATTTGCAGAGATCGAGTCCAATCTGGCCTCCATTCGCGAGAAGGAAGGTTACGTGTTGAATAACCTGAACACTGGCGAGTTCCAAGGCGATGCAAGCCCAGAGGAGCGCATCAGAATGGAGATCGATGCGATAGAGCATCTCATTGGAGAGAACAACAATCTGATCGATGGTCTGAAAGGCCAGATCGGTGAGAAGGACAGCCGACTGAAAAAATACAAGCATTCGGTTGCCAACTTGGAGAAACGCGTTGCCGAGTACAAGTCAAAAACAGACGAGTTGGTAGCACATGCCGAACAGTTGAAGCAGGATCTTGCGTCTGCCAAGGATGAGAATCAGGATATAACCAAAGAGCTGGCACAGAAGGAATTTGTGGTGGCGATGCAGACCCAACAGATCAATTACGAGGAAGAGCAGAGACGAACCGCATACTATGCGGTCGGAACCTTCAAAGAGCTGAAAGAAAGCGATGTGGTTGAGAAAGAAGGCGGTTTCCTTGGAATTGCCTCGGCCAAAACCATCAAAGACGACTTCAACCAGAAACGTTTCAACAGAATTGACATGTATGACGACACCACCATCCCCGTTTTCGGGAAAGATGCCGAGCTGGTTTCGAACCACAGTACAGACAGCTACGACATGGTCGAAGACCAGAACGGTGAGGTGAAATGGCTACAGATCAAAGACCCCGACAAGTTCTGGGAAAGCACGAAATACCTGGTGATTCTGACCAAAGGCGGCCAGTATAACGAAACAGCCTTTGCCAAATAATATAGGTAAGGCGGCAGGCGAAATGCCTGCCGCCAACCACCAAACAGAAGTTTAACCATCAAAAAATAGAAATCATGAAAACGCAAGTAAGAAGATTGACATTCATCTTAGCAGCAGCTTTCGGTGCCATTGCATTCAGCCAATGCGGCCAACGTGCCGAAGAAGGCAAGACCGCACAGAAAGATGCCGATCAAGAAGAACAAACGGTCATTGAGGAGATGTTCGCGGCAGGCGAATCGGAGACGGACGAAGACAAGCGGGTGACCCAAAAGGATGTGAACAACGAGTTCAAGGAAGCTTTTCAAGCCGCCACAGAACATGTGGACCAACAATTGGACGAACTCGCGCAGCATCAGGCCATCAAGCGCATGGAGCGCACCGCAGACAAACTCGACAAGAAGATAACCGAACTGCAAGCGCGCTTGGACGAGCGAAAACTGACAGCCGATGCCAAGGATGAAATGCGAGAGCTGAAATCCCTGCAAAAAGACCTCGACCGTCAATTGGAGGACGTTCAAGATGCCACGGCAGATCAATGGGATGATGTGAAAAAGGACACCAAAGACGCCTACCGCAAGTCCGAAGCGGCCATCAAGCAGGAGGTGAACAAGGTTGAGGACCTGTTGGCAGATAGCAAATAGAAAAGTTTGGGAGTGGCCGATACATGGTCGGTGGGTGACAACTGCCACTCCCATTTTTCCGCCCCGTCATGTACATGGCGGGGCGTTTTTGTGCCATAAAAAGCCCCACACATGCAAGATGTGTGGGGCTTTGCATTTTCAGTTATCTGAAGATCAACGACCGTTGATGTATGCGTTCAGGTCATCAATGCTTGAAGAGAACTCAAACGCATCGTTCAGTTTGTAATAGTTGCCAATGTCGTAGGTCTTATCGTACGCAAACTTGGCGTAATCCAACTTTGTCTGTTCAAAATCGAACGTTCCCATCATTCTGCGCACCTGATCGGCCGTAAGGCAGTTGGAACCTGTGATCTGCTTGGCCACAGTGAATTTCGAATCCTCAAAATCCTTGGAAGCAACAGAATTCTGCGCGCTCTGAAAATCGCTTTCCTCCATTGGCCACGGACAACCGATGGCACCGCTGTAGCCTGGCATCACATAATGGTCGCTTGTGTTCGTGTTACTGGTGGTAGATGTGCTGTACGATTCCGAATAGGTTTCGGTGACGTTGACATTCACGTTCATGTCCATTCCCATGCTGCCCATGTTCACGTTCATGTTGGTTTCAGAATTCTGTGCAAAAACTGCGGTCACGCCCAAGAAGGCAACAATTGTAAATAGTTTTTTCATGATGAAGATTGTTTGGATTGAAGGTGTGATTTAGAGTTTCACGCGGCAAATTTAATCCAAACCATAATTGGTTTTTCAATCCTTGAAATCGCCTGGTTTGGCGTTTTCAGGAAGATTGTTCAGGCTGCGGTTCTTGGCAAACACATCTTTCAGAAGTACCCACTCCCCTTTCTTGAATTCGAGCGCATCGTAACTGAAATCAGGCCCGTAAAACTGATACTGCCCTTCAAAACGCGAATCCTCAGGTGCCAAATGATCCATGATGATCATCTTCTCCTTGTCGTCATAATTCAGGGCCATGGAAACATCGTTGGCGTACTCGTAGATCAACCTGTTTGTTGGGCGGTCTTTATCATCCTTAAAAATGGAGGCTCCAAGAATTACCGACTTCCCCTGAATATTGATCACATCCACCACTTTTCGGTTGGTGATGTTGTCCTTGCCATCCCAGCCCAGAACGGTGTAATAGGTTTTGCCACGATAGCGGTTGGACAAAATATTATAGTACAACGCTCCGTACCAATCGTTGGGTCGTACAGGCTTGCGCTCAATATGATTCCAATCAGATTCGTTGTCCTGAAAAACGGTGACCGCAACCGTTTCTTTGGTTGGCCGATGTCGCATAACGCAATGGTATTGCAACGCTCCGTTCTCAAAGGCAATGTTCCAGCAGAGCATTTTCACGGCATCATCCGAAGATGATAGCTGTCCGAGAAACGGCACCGAATCCAATTCATCATCAAAATGCGATGGGTCTTCGTAATATTCTGAGAAGAGTGCTTCGAGTTTGGTGGCCGCCAGCACTTTTTCAGAATCATCGGCTGTACGCATCAGGTCAAAAAGACTTTTAACCGAATCTCGGAATGCGGTCTCAACCTGCGCATTTACGCACAGCGTGACGAACAGAAAGAATATGGACAGAATGGCTTTCAATCAACTGTATCTACGTTCGACCCTTGGGAAAATTGCATAAAAAAGGCGAGAACATGTCTCGCCTTTCAAACTCCTTGCCCTTCTCTTAAAGGTGAAGTGATTCTTTCTTCTGAAGGTTCTCCGCTTCGGTATGCGGGTTATCCTCATCGTCCACGCAGCAATCTACAGGGCAAACAGCCGCGCATTGTGGCTCATCATGAAAACCGACACACTCGGTACACTTATCGGTAACGATGTAATAAACGTCCATTTCCTTTGGTTCCTGTGGTGCATCCGCATCAGCGGTAAAACCGCTGAAACCCGTGAACTGACCTTTCAGAGATGTTCCATCCGAAAAACGCCACTCGGCCCCACCTTCATATATCGCGTTGTTCGGGCATTCCGGTTCGCATGCCCCGCAGTTGATGCACTCGTCTGTGATCTTGATCGCCATCGTTTCTGTTGCTTTGAGAGGTTTGTAGTTTTGCGGCCACAAAGATAGCACACCAAGAATGAACCATCAACAACGGATAGCGGCTTTTGCAGCATTGGGCAAACGGTTGGCCGAAGTGGCCGAAAACCCAGCGGAAAGCGATTGGGCCGCTGCTTTCCAACAGGCAGAAGCCAAGAACGGATGGTTCACGCAGGAGAATATGGCCATTGCGCTGCGCGGAATTGCTTACATGTTGGAGACGGAAAAGCTGCAAAAGTGGCTTTCGGCCTACGGCCAGATGCCTGAAAAAGGCAACAAACGTGTTGGTTTGGTCATGGCCGGGAACATTCCGCTGGTGGGTTTCCACGACCTGTTGTGTGTGCTGATCTCGGGAAATACGGCCGTGGTAAAAACCTCCTCGCAAGATGAAATTCTACCGAAGAAGTTGGTGGAAACCATCGCTGAGATATCGCCAGAACTGGCTTTGCAGATTGAACTGAGCCACGGCAAATTGGAAGGTTTTACGCATGTTATTGCCACAGGAAGCGACAACACCGCGCGTTACTTCGAATATTATTTCGGTAAATACCCGAACATCATCCGTAAGAACCGAAACTCCATTGCCATCATTTCTGGAGATGAAAGCGAGGACGAGCTGCGTGCTTTGGGCAAAGACATTTTCCGCTATTTCGGATTAGGTTGCCGCAACGTTTCCAAGGTATATCTGTCGGATAAAGTGGAACCGAAACTGCTGCTGAATGCTTTGGAGGATTGGAAACCGATCGGTAGCCACAACAAGTATTGGAACAATTACGAGTACCACAAGGCCATCTTTTTGGTGGAGAAAATGGCGCACTTGGACAATGGTTTCCTTTTGCTAAGGGAAGAGGCGAGTTTGGGCTGCCCAGTTGGCGTGCTGCATTATCAGACCTTCAGCACCTTGGAGCAGATGCATGCCGAAGTGAAAATTCACGAAAAACAGATTCAATGCGTGGTAGCCTCAGATAAATTGGGTTTTGAGAACTCCGTTCCGTTCGGAAAAGCGCAATCTCCAGAGTTGTGGGACTACGCGGATGGAGTTGATACGATGGTGTTTTTACTTGGTCAATAATTTTTTCCAATTCCTCCAAATTCACGATGAAGGATGTCTAAGATTTCCACAAACCTTTTCATCTCTTCGTTTTCGGGTTCATATTCAAGTCTCATCCTTGGGCAATGGTATGAATAAGATACTGCTCCTTTCCAATCGTTGAATTCAATCCTATAGGAAACCCCATCCACAATACCTGTCAAAGCGGTGTCACCATTTTCATCAATTTCCTCGTAAAGAGCCTCATATTTTCCAGACAGTTGGCCAATACCTAATTGGGTCAATCGTTTCCATCTATCAGACCATTTTTCGGATAACCGAATCTCCTTATTCCTTCTGCGACTATGATACGATGCACTCCAAATTGAATCCGTTGAAAAGGTCAGATACAGCAGGCTTGTCCCTCCGCCATCAGAGATGGATTTCCAAAATTTCAATTCAAGAAGCAGATTTTCACCAGCACTTGAACCCAAATAGGCTTTATCAAGACTGTCCAAATAATTTTGGTTTCGTTTTTTCAATTCTTCAAGAAAATCCTGCGACCGACACGGCTTTGCAGCAAGGATTAAAAGCAGCAATGAAATTCTGAGAAACATTCCCTGAATTTAGGAATGATCTGACTTGATACGCTATCAGAATACTTGAGAACTATACTATATCGAGCTAAGCACCGAATACACCTTCCGCAGCGGAAGTCCCATTACGTTGAAGTAGCAGCCATCGATGCGGTCGATGCCCACGTAGCCGATCCACTCTTGGATTCCGTAAGCTCCAGCCTTGTCGAGCGGCTTGTAAGTCTCCACGTAATACTCGATCTCCTCTTCAGTGAGGTCACGAAAATGAACCTCCGTTCGGTCAAAATCGGAGATGGTGGTTTCGGAAGTGCGGATGGTGATGGCCGTGTAAACTTCGTGCGAAACTCCCGAAAGTTGACGGATCATGCGCTTGGCATCCTCCAGATCTTCGGGTTTTTGGAGTTCACGGTCGTTGAGCCAAACAATGGTGTCGGCCGTGAGAACGATCTTTCCCTCCAACTCATCTTCCGAAAAAGCATCTGCTTTCAGCTTGGAAAGGAACAGCGGAATTTCCTCCCGTTTCAGATCGGTGGGATAAACCTCTTCCACGTTTTTCGGCTGCACGGAAAACGGCACACCCAACTCGGTCATCAGCCACTTTCTTCTTGGCGAAGCCGAAGCAAGGATCAATTCTCTTCCCTTGAGATGGATCATGCCAGCATGGTTCTGAAAATGAGCATCGACAATATTCCACCCAACATGATGAACTTGGTCAAGGTGCTGGCGCGATGAAACTCCTTCGGCTCAGAACTCTTAAGCACAAGACCAATGAGGATGAGTGTTGGCAATTGCACAGCCGCCAGAAAATACCAGAACATCACAAGGTCGCCAGACTGCCAC
Proteins encoded in this window:
- a CDS encoding DUF4476 domain-containing protein; the encoded protein is MKKLFTIVAFLGVTAVFAQNSETNMNVNMGSMGMDMNVNVNVTETYSESYSTSTTSNTNTSDHYVMPGYSGAIGCPWPMEESDFQSAQNSVASKDFEDSKFTVAKQITGSNCLTADQVRRMMGTFDFEQTKLDYAKFAYDKTYDIGNYYKLNDAFEFSSSIDDLNAYINGR
- a CDS encoding acyl-CoA reductase translates to MNHQQRIAAFAALGKRLAEVAENPAESDWAAAFQQAEAKNGWFTQENMAIALRGIAYMLETEKLQKWLSAYGQMPEKGNKRVGLVMAGNIPLVGFHDLLCVLISGNTAVVKTSSQDEILPKKLVETIAEISPELALQIELSHGKLEGFTHVIATGSDNTARYFEYYFGKYPNIIRKNRNSIAIISGDESEDELRALGKDIFRYFGLGCRNVSKVYLSDKVEPKLLLNALEDWKPIGSHNKYWNNYEYHKAIFLVEKMAHLDNGFLLLREEASLGCPVGVLHYQTFSTLEQMHAEVKIHEKQIQCVVASDKLGFENSVPFGKAQSPELWDYADGVDTMVFLLGQ
- a CDS encoding 4Fe-4S dicluster domain-containing protein → MAIKITDECINCGACEPECPNNAIYEGGAEWRFSDGTSLKGQFTGFSGFTADADAPQEPKEMDVYYIVTDKCTECVGFHDEPQCAAVCPVDCCVDDEDNPHTEAENLQKKESLHL
- a CDS encoding response regulator; this translates as MAGNRSVPILLDNWMNKHFEFRIAAIMLVALALVSITGIYAYRQFSHVVTELGKDALPDLRLSTTKSVMNGLADAENSVKSFNLTNDSIYLKQFAAAIERTEHSVQRLEELTSADAEFQTELDSVRLLIYEKVDVLNRWLKLSDPYRADVALNKAVLRLEMGKDESDSNTQKADQVTVEDVSRAVQKVKKEEALVERIMREQEMNLIAENNRITERVREKLATLEQRELQRLAYKTQSAEKTVNETNLQMALFFVSMGFLLLIMAFVILGYTRNNNRYRKALRSAKEQAEEMARARERFLANMSHEIRTPMNAIAGFTEQLATSKLDPVQQEQLSMVQKSTDHLLHVINEILDLTKLQSDKLQLENVGFRLRETIDEAVSIIQPLALQKGLKLSVSVADEVPKVVLGDAYRLRQMLLNLLGNAVKFTDKGSVSVYVKAISNGIEISVSDTGVGMAEAQISKVFEEFEQAEASTTRNYGGTGLGLSIVNRLVNLHGGEIRVKSELQKGTEITLGLPYKAGSEADISKSVSSVSVVESLNGLNVLIVDDEPFNRKLLSTILKKHGANFEEASNGKEALEKAETPAFNLILMDARMPEMGGLEATKAIRNLTDPNKNSTPIIILSAAVTLEDREEYEAARTNGFLAKPFKENELLAIIGQVIGGSENLSTESKSSPENNTELDFSELMEMSGNDESFFHEMLQTFFDGTKKGLEDIREALTAKERLQVAEHAHRISAPCKHVSAIRLYQELKKLEEEGRGNADIEALEEHFLKIDEEAKSVLKQVEKRLNL
- the maf gene encoding septum formation protein Maf, producing the protein MIHLKGRELILASASPRRKWLMTELGVPFSVQPKNVEEVYPTDLKREEIPLFLSKLKADAFSEDELEGKIVLTADTIVWLNDRELQKPEDLEDAKRMIRQLSGVSHEVYTAITIRTSETTISDFDRTEVHFRDLTEEEIEYYVETYKPLDKAGAYGIQEWIGYVGIDRIDGCYFNVMGLPLRKVYSVLSSI
- a CDS encoding DUF4382 domain-containing protein; this encodes MKTLRSISTTAMIAAVLFAFSSCEKEDMNPDPDGPAAGSFAVKMTDAPGDYDALDVEITNVEAYLEGSGWISLNNEVQAVSVLDLTNGAETQLAYQGDADAGVYSKVRITFGNDNSLSFDSGTDLGFDLGGMTGGANATIDLNWANSGSHQVIIDIDKEVSADVGAEILLDFHVMESVIQNGQQFVLNPTISLIEDASTGVHGKIEGAESAAVQVTDGNNSFSSYTDASGQFLVRGMQDGTYTVTLMPSQQGHGMLDHLQDQTIEGVVVAQGRITQMGTIQF
- a CDS encoding response regulator gives rise to the protein MSEKPFTIFVVEDDEWYNKLLVHNLSLNPDFVVRSFTSGKEVLDALSENPDVITVDYRLPDMDGETLLKRIKDRNPNIEVVVISEQEQIETAVELLKSGAYDYLVKAKDIRDRLLNCVNNIRQNAGLKERIITLQQEVQGKYSFEKTIVGNSPALKKVFGLMEKAITNNITVTITGETGTGKEVVAKAIHYNSSRKDKPFVPVNMAAIPAELIESELFGHEKGAFTGAASRRKGKFEEADGGTLFLDEIGEMDMSFQAKLLRALQEKEVVRIGSNTPVKTDCRIIVATNRNLQEEVKKGNFREDLYYRLFGLPIHLPPLREREKDVLILSKFFMERFCKENQMETKSLSEDAKQKLLGYLWPGNIRELKSIVELAVVMASGDEIQANDITLSTSDALPDVLTQDMTMREYNRRIVAIYMQRCHNDTALVAEKLGIGQTTVYRFLKEIEEK
- a CDS encoding response regulator, which produces MKTENHNIRIVVLDDSDFYNRLLTRQLQSYTRAIAQATDFRFDIESYVHADDCIRNLKSDTDIAFLDYYLGNGITAQDVIREIRRNCNKCKVVVVSKTRNAFTEGKSLEQGASAFLYKLDRYTLQKSCFFVDELVEDLFH